The Streptomyces sp. NBC_01244 genome contains a region encoding:
- a CDS encoding peptidase, which produces MSVESDSSQVESLTSGSGFPTFPVAPGYRVNVRRGPGTQYGIVRVLPLGAYVSIHCQCEGTNVSGPYGTSNIWDCIGNGEFVADAYVKTGSDGYVATRCA; this is translated from the coding sequence ATGTCCGTTGAGAGCGATTCAAGCCAAGTCGAGAGCCTGACCTCGGGGTCGGGATTCCCGACGTTCCCGGTCGCGCCCGGCTATCGCGTGAACGTCCGCAGAGGCCCCGGCACCCAATACGGGATCGTCCGGGTCCTGCCGCTCGGCGCGTACGTCTCGATTCACTGCCAGTGCGAAGGAACGAACGTCTCGGGCCCGTACGGCACCTCGAACATCTGGGACTGCATCGGCAACGGCGAGTTCGTCGCCGACGCCTACGTGAAGACGGGCAGCGACGGCTACGTCGCCACCCGCTGCGCCTGA
- a CDS encoding ABC transporter ATP-binding protein, which translates to MMNNQAAAAVHADGLTVRRGTGRSPRTVLDALSFDVPRGRITGLLGPSGCGKSTLMRAVVGTQAHVTGTLDVLGHPAGHPGLRSRIGYVTQAPSVYDDLTVRQNLDYFAAILDPGRAAAARRRETVTRAITDVDLTTHTTALAGNLSGGQRSRVSLAVALLGSPELLVLDEPTVGLDPVLRRDLWNLFHEITTTRGATLLVSSHVMDEAERCHDLLLMREGRILAQDTPDALLARTRTDTVEEAFLQLVDAANAEAQAATAPATAQAPHGSTR; encoded by the coding sequence ATGATGAATAACCAAGCGGCCGCCGCCGTCCACGCCGACGGCCTCACCGTCCGCCGCGGCACCGGCCGCAGCCCCCGCACCGTCCTCGACGCCCTCTCCTTCGACGTCCCGCGCGGCCGCATCACCGGCCTCCTCGGCCCCTCCGGCTGCGGAAAGTCCACCCTGATGCGCGCCGTCGTCGGCACCCAGGCCCACGTCACCGGCACCCTCGACGTCCTCGGCCACCCCGCCGGCCACCCCGGACTCCGCTCCCGCATCGGCTACGTCACCCAGGCGCCCTCCGTCTACGACGACCTCACCGTCCGGCAGAACCTCGACTACTTCGCGGCGATCCTCGACCCCGGCCGCGCCGCCGCCGCGCGCCGCCGCGAGACCGTCACCCGGGCCATCACCGACGTGGACCTCACCACCCACACCACCGCCCTCGCCGGAAACCTCTCCGGCGGCCAGCGCAGCCGGGTCTCCCTCGCGGTCGCGCTCCTGGGCAGCCCCGAGCTCCTCGTCCTCGACGAGCCGACCGTCGGCCTCGACCCGGTCCTGCGCCGCGACCTGTGGAACCTCTTCCACGAGATCACCACCACCCGCGGCGCCACCCTCCTCGTCTCCTCCCACGTCATGGACGAAGCCGAGCGCTGCCACGACCTCCTCCTCATGCGCGAGGGCCGCATCCTCGCGCAGGACACCCCCGACGCCCTGCTCGCCCGTACCCGCACCGACACCGTCGAAGAGGCCTTCCTCCAACTCGTCGACGCCGCCAACGCCGAGGCGCAGGCTGCCACCGCCCCCGCCACCGCCCAAGCCCCCCACGGGAGCACCCGATGA
- a CDS encoding ABC transporter permease produces MSTARTLATAARVLRQLRHDPRSIALMLLVPVLMLVLLRYVFDGSPRTFDSIGASLLGIFPLITMFLITSIATLRERTSGTLERLLAMPLGKGDLIAGYALAFGAMAVVQSLLATGVALWALGLDVIGSPWLLLLVALLDALLGTALGLFVSAFAASEFQAVQFMPAVIFPQLLLCGLFAARDTMQPVLEAISNVLPMSYAVDGMSQVLTHTDMTAEFVRDTVIVAGCALLVLALGAATLRRRTP; encoded by the coding sequence ATGAGCACCGCCCGCACCCTCGCCACCGCCGCCCGCGTCCTGCGCCAGCTCCGCCACGACCCGCGCTCCATCGCGCTGATGCTGCTGGTCCCCGTACTGATGCTGGTCCTGCTCCGCTACGTCTTCGACGGCAGCCCGCGGACGTTCGACAGCATCGGGGCGTCCCTCCTCGGGATCTTCCCCCTCATCACGATGTTCCTGATCACCTCCATCGCGACCCTGCGCGAACGCACCTCCGGCACCCTCGAACGCCTCCTCGCCATGCCGCTCGGCAAGGGCGACCTCATCGCCGGCTACGCCCTCGCCTTCGGCGCCATGGCGGTCGTCCAGTCCCTGCTCGCCACCGGCGTCGCCCTCTGGGCCCTCGGCCTCGACGTCATCGGCTCCCCGTGGCTGCTCCTGCTCGTCGCCCTCCTCGACGCCCTGCTCGGCACCGCCCTCGGCCTCTTCGTCTCCGCCTTCGCGGCGTCCGAGTTCCAGGCCGTCCAGTTCATGCCGGCCGTGATCTTCCCCCAGCTCCTACTGTGCGGCCTCTTCGCCGCCCGCGACACCATGCAGCCCGTCCTCGAAGCGATCTCGAACGTCCTGCCCATGTCCTACGCCGTCGACGGCATGAGCCAGGTCCTCACCCACACCGACATGACCGCCGAATTCGTCCGCGACACCGTCATCGTCGCCGGATGCGCCCTCCTGGTCCTCGCCCTCGGCGCCGCCACCCTCCGCCGCCGGACGCCCTGA
- the proC gene encoding pyrroline-5-carboxylate reductase, which produces MTQTVAVLGTGKIGEALLSGMIRGGRPASKLLVTARRPERAEELRTRYGVEAVTNAEAAKRADTLILTVKPQDMGKLLEELAPHLPADRLVISGAAGIPTSFFEERLAQGTPVVRVMTNTPALVDEAMSVISAGSHATAAHLAHTEEIFGGVGKTLRVPESQQDAATALSGSGPAYFYYLVEAMTDAGILLGLPRAQAHDLIVQAAVGAAVMLRDSGEHPVKLREAVTSPAGTTINAIVELEKHGVRAALIAALEAARDRSRELASGNS; this is translated from the coding sequence ATGACCCAGACAGTCGCAGTCCTCGGTACCGGCAAGATCGGCGAGGCCCTGCTCAGCGGGATGATCCGCGGCGGCCGGCCCGCCTCCAAGCTCCTCGTCACCGCCCGCCGCCCGGAGCGCGCCGAGGAGCTGCGCACCCGCTACGGCGTCGAGGCCGTCACCAACGCCGAGGCCGCCAAGCGCGCCGACACCCTCATCCTCACCGTGAAGCCGCAGGACATGGGCAAGCTCCTCGAAGAGCTCGCCCCGCACCTCCCCGCGGACCGCCTGGTCATCAGCGGCGCGGCCGGCATCCCGACCTCCTTCTTCGAGGAGCGCCTCGCCCAGGGCACCCCCGTCGTGCGCGTCATGACGAACACCCCCGCCCTCGTCGACGAGGCCATGTCCGTCATCTCGGCCGGCAGCCACGCCACCGCCGCGCACCTCGCGCACACCGAGGAGATCTTCGGCGGCGTCGGCAAGACCCTGCGCGTCCCGGAATCCCAGCAGGACGCGGCCACCGCCCTCTCCGGCTCGGGCCCCGCCTACTTCTACTACCTCGTCGAGGCCATGACCGACGCCGGCATCCTCCTCGGACTGCCCCGCGCCCAGGCCCACGACCTGATCGTCCAGGCCGCCGTCGGCGCCGCCGTCATGCTCCGCGACAGCGGCGAACACCCGGTCAAGCTCCGCGAAGCCGTGACCTCCCCCGCCGGCACCACCATCAACGCGATCGTGGAGCTGGAGAAGCACGGCGTACGGGCGGCCCTGATCGCCGCCCTCGAAGCGGCCCGCGACCGCAGCCGCGAACTCGCCTCCGGCAACAGCTGA